A single genomic interval of Arthrobacter globiformis harbors:
- a CDS encoding LuxR C-terminal-related transcriptional regulator has translation MSIEPLSWGRGSTAGVLAGPAGVAGGTDLQRWSVPARSADLEAIRTALTDPESLGVVITGARGVGKSSLARTAVAELGPDTWALQLRSPLTGSQTSYGCLAFLLARLPQSALASPTAILQGITSLIRSDAAGRDCVITLDTTGQIDDMSAGVILNIMLTHTARVIAIAPSTSDLPADFHWLLTDRRLTEVRLDNLNELQTRQVLLTLLGHRVSASLVSTYHAIVGGNPLLLKALVTEQRQSGNLVLSDSVWTLRDRVVLDGATGLDDIVRSRWSREEPETREVIEMLACARRVPLARLTEVYGTDTVADMEDAGLLTVGVTGDRWVSLREQYLGDVVRSWLSISRRRELRTLLLGGHEPELSVLSMEERIEFAAWTRECQAELSPAMAVAAAEAAVQLFDPRFAISCVEGIKKTDDVWVEAQLHKATAYLLLDLPVQAMAALEDISRVQLDALEQEAFARVVAAKTRVMVWLPELCDNVPDELAAARKRLDVATAVASSWPDPFGTAANVITLAEFEYKSFIGDYASMVGKLEEAIDPEVNKDPGFRIQAALILMHALSAVGREMDALQLMRRVGGQLSDAEPLTGLRERFAMTAFNVLLQAGQWKRCLELVGPPKGQEERRLAYRTSATELAAGIAYLFSGRGAVALDSLLSAVAQLELRPVLNMLQAAYAATAFAYAQIGNAGQAHKYLDKLRGVRGHCNFGTMFITEFCADMAGRWLGDTDAVKRLLKAAHRDIDAGRYTLAGISLLGATVNGTDEDFRLMEEVAGHRQGTLSEISRLIAVGTRTKDAKVLLEGAHLCAELELDAVEARCVALAVDFARHSGDSASARVAQARLDSLTATVPSLPIVPSSGSPLLTARERQISRLAGRGVSNRDIALEMGVSVRTVEGHLYQVFTKLGVTSRGDLPGLV, from the coding sequence ATGTCAATTGAGCCACTGAGCTGGGGACGTGGGTCTACGGCGGGCGTGCTTGCGGGACCGGCGGGCGTCGCGGGCGGAACGGACCTCCAACGATGGTCGGTTCCGGCGCGCAGCGCAGACCTTGAAGCCATCCGCACTGCCCTGACAGATCCCGAGTCCCTGGGCGTAGTTATCACAGGTGCCCGCGGTGTGGGGAAATCCTCGCTGGCGCGCACCGCCGTGGCTGAGCTGGGTCCCGACACCTGGGCGCTTCAGCTGCGCAGCCCCCTGACCGGCTCACAAACCTCGTACGGCTGCCTCGCCTTCCTCCTGGCCAGGCTTCCGCAGTCGGCGCTGGCTTCCCCGACCGCTATCCTCCAGGGCATCACCTCCCTGATCCGGTCTGACGCCGCCGGCCGGGATTGCGTCATCACCCTGGATACAACAGGCCAGATCGATGACATGAGTGCCGGCGTCATCCTGAACATCATGCTGACGCACACCGCCCGCGTCATCGCCATCGCCCCCAGCACCAGCGACCTTCCGGCGGACTTCCACTGGCTGCTCACCGACCGGCGGCTGACGGAAGTCCGGCTGGACAACCTCAACGAACTCCAGACCCGGCAGGTGCTGCTGACGCTGCTGGGCCACCGGGTCTCGGCCTCGCTCGTGAGCACCTACCACGCCATCGTGGGCGGCAATCCGCTCCTGCTCAAGGCGCTCGTCACCGAGCAGCGGCAGTCGGGAAACCTCGTCCTGTCGGATTCTGTCTGGACCCTGCGGGACAGGGTGGTGCTCGACGGCGCCACCGGTCTGGATGACATTGTCCGGTCCCGCTGGTCCCGGGAAGAACCGGAAACCCGCGAGGTCATCGAAATGCTTGCCTGTGCGCGGCGTGTCCCTCTGGCAAGGCTGACCGAAGTTTACGGCACCGACACCGTGGCCGACATGGAGGACGCCGGGCTGCTCACGGTCGGCGTCACAGGGGACCGCTGGGTCTCCCTGCGGGAGCAGTACCTTGGGGACGTGGTGCGGTCCTGGCTGAGCATCTCCCGCCGTCGTGAACTCCGGACCCTGTTGCTGGGCGGCCACGAACCCGAGTTGTCCGTGCTGAGCATGGAGGAGCGCATAGAGTTCGCCGCCTGGACCAGGGAATGCCAGGCCGAACTGAGCCCCGCGATGGCGGTGGCGGCCGCTGAGGCGGCGGTGCAGCTCTTTGACCCGCGGTTCGCGATCTCCTGCGTTGAAGGCATCAAGAAAACGGATGACGTCTGGGTCGAAGCACAGCTGCACAAGGCAACCGCCTACCTGCTGCTCGACCTGCCGGTGCAGGCCATGGCCGCGCTGGAGGATATTTCCCGGGTACAGCTGGACGCGCTCGAGCAGGAGGCCTTCGCCCGGGTCGTGGCAGCCAAGACCCGGGTCATGGTCTGGCTGCCGGAGCTGTGCGACAACGTGCCGGACGAGCTGGCAGCTGCCCGCAAGCGGCTGGACGTTGCCACCGCAGTGGCATCCAGCTGGCCCGATCCGTTTGGCACGGCCGCCAACGTCATCACGCTGGCCGAATTCGAATACAAATCGTTCATCGGCGACTACGCCTCCATGGTCGGAAAGCTGGAGGAAGCCATCGACCCCGAGGTCAACAAGGACCCCGGCTTCAGGATCCAGGCGGCGCTGATCCTGATGCACGCCTTGTCGGCGGTCGGCCGGGAAATGGACGCCCTCCAGCTGATGCGCCGCGTGGGAGGACAGCTTTCGGACGCAGAGCCGCTGACCGGACTGCGGGAGCGGTTCGCCATGACGGCGTTCAACGTGCTGCTGCAGGCCGGCCAGTGGAAGCGGTGCCTGGAACTCGTCGGCCCGCCCAAGGGACAGGAGGAGCGCCGGCTGGCCTACCGGACGTCTGCCACGGAACTGGCCGCCGGCATCGCCTACCTTTTTTCCGGCCGCGGCGCGGTGGCCCTGGATTCACTGCTCTCCGCTGTCGCCCAGCTTGAGCTCCGCCCTGTACTGAACATGCTGCAGGCCGCCTACGCCGCCACCGCCTTCGCCTACGCCCAGATCGGCAACGCCGGGCAGGCGCACAAGTATCTCGACAAGCTCCGCGGGGTGCGCGGGCACTGCAACTTCGGCACCATGTTCATCACCGAGTTCTGCGCGGACATGGCCGGACGTTGGCTGGGCGACACCGACGCCGTGAAACGTCTGCTCAAGGCAGCACACCGCGACATCGATGCGGGCCGGTACACGCTGGCGGGCATCAGCCTGCTCGGAGCGACCGTGAACGGGACGGATGAGGACTTCCGCCTGATGGAGGAGGTGGCGGGCCACCGCCAGGGGACCCTCTCCGAGATCTCACGCCTCATCGCCGTAGGCACCCGCACCAAGGACGCCAAGGTTCTTTTGGAAGGCGCGCACCTGTGCGCGGAACTGGAACTCGACGCCGTGGAGGCCCGGTGCGTTGCGCTGGCCGTCGACTTTGCCCGCCACTCCGGCGATTCCGCCTCCGCCCGTGTTGCCCAGGCCCGTCTGGACAGCCTCACCGCCACGGTGCCCAGCCTTCCGATCGTTCCCAGCAGCGGAAGCCCGCTCCTTACCGCCCGGGAACGCCAGATCTCCCGGCTGGCCGGAAGGGGCGTCTCCAACCGGGACATCGCCCTGGAGATGGGCGTATCAGTCCGAACGGTGGAGGGCCACCTCTACCAGGTCTTCACCAAGCTTGGCGTGACATCCAGAGGTGATCTGCCTGGCCTCGTCTAA